The genomic window CCAACCCAGCCGCGATGAGCTATCCGCTGGGCGAGGGAGCCTTCGGTCACCTCGGCTTCACCGGCACCGCCCTGTGGGTGGACCCATCGCGCGCGCTGGTCTTGGCTTGCCTGACCAACCACATCTACTACGGGCGCGCGGGCGAGGACACGCTCACGCCCTTCCGCGCAGCGCTGGCGCGAACGGTCGTCGAATGCATACAATCGGCGCATGGCGACTGACCCACTCACCCCCGAACAAGTCGAGCAATTTCTCAGCCGCGGCTTCATCGTGCTACACGATTGCTTCAGCCGCGAAGCTGCCGCGCAACTCACCGACCTAATTTGGCCGCGACTGGGCTACGATCGCGACGACCGCAGCACATGGAAGCAGTCGCGCGTGCATATGCCGGCCCGCCGGCGATTCGAGATCAAGACCTTCGCGCCCAAAGCTTGGGAGGCGATATGCTTCCTGTGCGGCGGGGAGGAGCGCATCGCTCAGCCGGCGCGCTGGTCGGATGCCTTCATCGTCAACTTCAACGACGGCGCCGACCGAGAATGGATTCCGCCCTCGCCGGCGGCCCCCGGCTGGCACAAAGACGGCGATTTCTTCCTGCACTTCCTGGATAGCCCGGAGCAAGCCCTGCTCACCATCGTGTTGTGGAGTGACATCGAACCACAGGGAGGCGGCACTTTCCTCGCCTGCGATTCGGTGCCGCACGTCGCGCGCTATTTGGCCGACCATCCCGAGGGCGTGCATCCCTACGCATTTCCCAACGCGTCTTTCGTCGCTGCGTGTCATGACTTCGTTGAGGCCACCGGACGCGTGGGCGACGTGTATCTCATGCATCCGTACATGATTCATACGGCATCGTTCAACCATGCCGACCGAGTACGCATCATCACCAACCCGCCCATCGCGCTGAAGGCGCCGATGTGCTTCAAGCGCGACAACCCGGCCGACTATTCGTTGGTGGAGCTGGCTGTGCTGCGCGGGCTGGGCATCAGCCCGGAGCAAGGCTACGACTTTCGGCCCACCGCCCCGCGCGAGAAGATCGTGCCGGAACGCGTGCGCATCCAACAACAAATGCTGGAGGAGGAGGCGAAGCGGTTAGGGGAATCGGCTTCGGTGCAGAATTTCTGAGCCGATGTGACGCCCAGCTCGAATCAACGCCCGCGGCAGGACTCGAACCCACAACACGCGCCTTAGGACGGCGCTGTTCTATCCGATTGAACTACGCGGGCTTCTTCAAAGCGCATTCTAGCGCATCTCGCGCGCCAAGCGATCCAGGAATGCCGCCGTCCTGGGCCGGCGTTCTAAGATGGCGCTGATGTAGAGCTGCAGCGCGCGCTCAACGTGCTCGTGCAGGTCGCGCGAAACATCGAGCGCCTGCACCACCTCGAACGGCTGCGTCTGCAACATGCGCATCAGCGCCAGGCCGCTACGGCTCAGGCGAAACACATCGCGCACCGGCAGCGCCGCTTCGTCAGAGAGCACGCCGCCTTCCGAGGGGGAGAACGCCACCGGCGCGCCGCGCCCATCGTCGGTCAGCGGCGCGTGCGTGCGCGCACACCGAAACAGCTCCGGCCGGTACCCCTCCAGCGTGAGCAGGCGCAGCTCGAAGTAGCGCGCTGCAAGACGTCGTGGATCGGGCGCCTCGCACAGCCAGCTCAGCCCCTCGGCCAATAGGTCGTATAACGGCGCAGCGTCGCTGCCTTCGGGCGCGAACCGGTCGGCCAGCTCGCACAGGTAGTGCGCCAGCGCGCCGCGCTGCATCTCTTCGCGCAGCGGGCGATGCGCCTCGATCAGCTCGGCCTGCGTGATCAGGTCGAAGGTGCGTCCCCTTCACCAACAACAGCCGGGTGCGCGTGAACAGCTCGATGTGGCCGGCCTTGCGCGACGTCGGCTTGCGCGCGCCCTTGGCCAGGACGCGCAACTTGCCGTAATCCGGCGTCAGCAAGCGTGACGAGCCGGTCGGCTTCGCCGTAGTCGTCGCGGCGCATCACGATCGCCTCGGTCACATAAGCGCGCGACCTGTCCATTTGAGCATAGTGTACTCCTATAATCCCGCTCGCCATGTTCAACATCCTGATCCCAGACGACCTCTCTGCGGCCGGCCTGGAACTATTGCACAACGACCCCGCCGTGCGGGTGGACGTCGTGAAGAAGATGCCGCGCGCCGAACTGCTCGAGCGGATCCCCGAATACCACGCGCTGATCGTCCGCAGCGAGACCAAGGTGGATGCTGAGGTGATCGCGCGCGGCAGCAAGCTGCGCGTGATCGGCCGCGCCGGCATCGGCGTGGATACCATTGACGTGGAAGCGGCTACCCATCGCGGCATCATTGTGATGAACACGCCACAAGCGAACACCACGGCCACCTGTGAGCACACCCTGGCCATGATGTTGGCGCTTGCCCGCAACATCCCCCAGGCCGACGCCTCACTGCGCCGCGGGGAGTGGACGCGCAGCAAGTTCATGGGCGTGCAGTTGCAGGGCAAGACGCTGGGCGTGATCGGTCTGGGCCGAATCGGGACGCAGGTCGCCAAGCGCGCCCAGTGTTTCGGCATGGAGGTCATCGCCTATGACCCCTACGTCAGTGAAGAAGCTGCGCGCGCGAACAAGGTGATCCTGGTCTCGCTCGACGAGCTGCTGGCGCAGAGCGATTTCGTCACGCTGCACTCCTCGCTCACCCAGGGCAGCCGCGGCTTGCTGGACGCTGCCGCCATCGCCAAGATGAAGCCCGGCGCGCGGGTGATCAACGTCGCCCGCGGTGCGCTGGTGGACTCGCAGGCGCTCTACGAGGCGCTGGCGAGCGGAAAGCTAGCCGGCGCGGCGCTGGACGTCTTCGAGGAAGAACCCCTGCCTCCCGACTCGCCGTTGCTCAAGTTGCCGAACATCGTCCTAACGCCGCATCTGGGCGCGAGCACTGTCGAGGCGCAGCGCGACGTCTCGATCCAGATTGCGGAACAAGTGCTGGATGCCTTGCATGAGCGCGACGTGCGCAATGCAGTGAACTTCCCGCCGATTGATCCTGCCGCTTGGCCGATCATTCGCCCGTACCTGAAGCTGGCGGAGAAACTGGGCCGGCTGCAGGCCGGGCTGATGGAGGGGCGGCTCGCGCGCATCGAGGTGGAATATCGCGGCGCCGACGTCGCGCCGCATGTCAAACCGCTGACCGTCGCGCTGCTGCGCGGCCTGCTGGAGCCGATCCTGGGCGGCGAAAAGGTGAACTACGTCAACGCGCCGGTCATCGCCGATGAGCGCGGCATCATCGTAACCCAGGCGCTGAATCTGACCAGCAGCGACTACACCAACCTGGTCTCCTGCCGCGTCACTACCGACCAAGAAGAGCGCACCATCGCCGGCACGCTGTTCGACGGCGTCGAACCCCACATCGTGCAGATCGACCAATTCCGCATTGACGCCGTGCCGGAGGGGCTGGTGCTGGTAATCTCCTCGCGCGACGTGCCCGGCGTGATCGGGCGCGTCGGCACCATCCTCGGCGCGAACTATGTGAACATCGCCGAATACCGGCTGGGCCGCACTAAACCCGGCGACCGCGCTTTGTCCTTCATCAACTTGGATAACCCCGTGCCGGACTACGCCCTGAAGGCCTTGCACGACCTCCCAGAGGTGGTCTGGGCGAAGCAGATCACGCTGTGAGCGGCTGCGAGGCGCGCGCGGCTGCGCGCCTTGGCCAGCAGCAGTCGGCGCGCGTTTCGCTCAGCCTATTCTTCAAAACGCGAGCGAGAATGGCCATCAGAAATTGAAAGCGAGAGGGTTGGTAACACAATGACCATTCAACGAAAGGCAATCATCATCGGTTCAGGCATCGGCGGCCTTGCGCTCGGCATCCGCCTGCAGAGCCTGGGATTCGATACGACGATCGTCGAGAAGCTGGATGGGCCGGGCGGCCGGGCCTACGTGCGCCGCGCGCACGGGTTCACATTCGACATGGGGCCGACGGTCATCACCGTGCCGCACTTCATCGAAGAACTGTTTGCGCTGGAGCGCGGCGTCCACAACCTGGACAAGCCCGATTTCCCCTCACACGTCCTCGCCCCACAGAATGGCAGCGCGCCGACGCTCACGCACACATCGCGCTACGTCCAGATTGTGCCGATCAAGCCCTTCTATCGCATCTACTTCGACGACGGCTCGTATTTTGATTACGACGGAGACCGCGAGCACACGCGGGAACAGATCAAAGCCATCGCGCCGGATGACTTGGAAGGATACGAGCGCTTCCACGCTGCAGCGCAGGCAATCTTCGAGCGGGGCTTCTTGCAGCTTGGCTACACCTACTTTGACAGCCTCGGCTCAATGCTGGCCATCGCGCCGGAGTTGCTCAAGCTCGACGCCGTGCGCACGCTGTTCTCATTCACCAGCCGGTACTTCAAGAACGACAAGCTGCGTCGCGTCTTCAGCTTCGAGCCGCTGTTGATTGGCGGCAACCCGCTGGCCGTGCCGGCGATCTACGCCATGATCCACTTCGTGGAGAAAACGTGGGGGATCCACTTCGCCATGGGCGGCACGGGCGCGCTGGTGCGCGGTTTCGTCCGGAAGTTCGAGGAGCTAGGCGGGACGATCCGCTACAACAGCGAGGTCAAGCGCATCCTCGTCTCGGGCCCAGACGGCGCGCCGGCGCGCGGGCGCTTCGGCCGCCGCATCGCGCAGGGCGTGGAATTGGCCGACGGTTCGCAACTGCGCGCCGACATCGTCATATCCAACGGCGACTACGCGCATACCTACATGAACCTGATCGAGCCGCGCTACCGCCTGTTCAACACGGACGCGCGCGCCAAGCGCATGCGCCAGTCCATGTCGCTGGTGGTGATTTACTTCGGCTTTCGCGCGGATGGCCTCGACCTGGGCCTGCGCCATCACAACATCATCCTCAGCTCGCGCTACGAGGAACTGCTGCGCGACATCTTCGATCGCCGCGTGCTTGCGCCGGACATGTCACATTACCTGCACGTCCCAACATTGACCGATCCCAGCCTGGCGCCGCCCGGCCATCACGCCGCCTACACACTTGTGCCCGTGCCGAACAACCTAAGCGGCCTGAACTGGTCGAAGATCGGCGACGCCTTCGTGGACAAGGCGCTGCGCTTCCTCGATGAAGCGGGCTATATCCCCGGCCTGTGCGAGCGCCTGGTCTACAAGAGCTACATCACGCCGGATTACTTCGAGCGCGGCCTGAACAGCTATCTGGGCAACGCCTTCGGGCCGGAGCCAACGCTGCTGCAAACCGCCTACTTCCGGCCGCACAACAAGAGCGAGGACATCGAGAACCTTTATCTGGTGGGCGCAAGCACACAGCCAGGCGGCGGCACGCCCAGCGTGATGATGAGCGCCAAGATGACCGCCCGCATCATCGCCAAGGACTTCGGCCTGCTCTAGAAAGCCATGCGAGGCGCTTAGGCAAGAGGGATTCCAAGGTCAACACGGGGACCCCAGGCGGGCAGAGGGATTTCAGGGTGGGCGAAGGCAATGCCCTTCGCTCCACCCATCCGGTAATCTGCCATACTTAGCCCCATCTCCCCTCGCGTCGGTGAAATTCCAGGACGTGTATCGCGTGGTGAAGCTCATCCCCAAAGGCATGGTGATGAGCTACAGCGGCGTGGCCCGCCAGTGCGGCAGCCCGCGCTCGGCGCGCTATGTTGGCTTTGCGTTGCACGCCCTGCCGGCCCACACGCGCGTGCCATGGTGGCGCGTGATCAACGCGCAGGGCCGCATCTCCAACCAATATGCGCCAGATGAGCAGCGACGCCGCTTAGAGGCCGAAGGCGTCGTAGTCAACGACCAGATGCGCGTGGACCTGCGCCTGTTCGACGCCGAGTCCATCGTTCACCGAAAGCTGAGTCGTGCCCGCGCGTTGCGCGGCGCAACGGCCAATTCAGGCGGCGGGTCAGATGTCGCCTAAATAGTCGCGCAGCCGGCGGCTGTGGTGGGGATGGCGCAACTTGCGCAGCGCCTTCGCTTCAATCTGTCGCACCCGCTCGCGGGTCACGTTGAACATCCGGCCCACCTCTTCCAGCGTGTGCGTCTTGCCGTCGCGGAAGCCAAAGCGCATCTCCAACACGTCGCGCTCGCGCTGGCTGAGATTTTGCAGCACGCTGCGCACCTGCTGCTTGAGCATCTGCAGCGCAGCGGAATCGTATGGCGAAGGCGCGCTCTCATCCGGGGTGAACTCCCCCAGTAGGCTGTTCTGCTCCGAGCCAATCGGCGATTCGAGCGAAATCGGCTCGAGCGACATGCGCATGATGTTTTGAATGCGTTTTACCGCCTGCTCGAGCTTGCGCTCCAGCGCTGGGTCAATCGGCTTACCGCTGGCATGCGCTTCCATAATCGCCACCAGCTCGCGCTCGTCGAGAAAATCCATCTCCATTGCCAGGTCTTCCGTGGTCGGTTCCTGGCCCAGCTCCTGCGTCATGCGACGTTGCAGCCGATTGAGCTTATTGATGGTCTCCACCAGATGTACCGGGATGCGAATAGTGCGCGCCTGTTCGGCGATCGAGCGGCTGATCGCCTGCCGGATCCACCAGGTGGCGTAGGTGCTGAACTTGAAGCCGCGCCATGCGTTGAATTTCTCAATCGCGCGCAGCAGGCCCATATTGCCTTCCTGGATCAAGTCCATGAACGAAATGCCCCGCCCGATGTAGCGCTTGGCGATGCTGACGACCAGGCGCAGGTTCGCGCGGGTGAGCGAGCTTCGGGCTTCTTCCGCGCGCAATTCGACCTCGCGCAAGTGCGCTTCGCAATCGGCCTGAGGCGGCATCCAGGCGCGCGCCTCGTCCCATTCGGGCAGCGCCGGCGAGAACTCGACATGCTGCACGAGTTGCTCGACGAAAGCCGTCGGCAGGATGATCGTCGCCAGGACAACTTCAAACAACGGCTTGCTGATCTTCTCGACGGTGTGGTCGTGCCCCCAACCAAGCGAGCGCAGATACACTTGCACGGCGGAGGGGAGCGGGTCGGTGTACTGCCACGGCATGTTGCGCGCATCTTGCAAAATCACCGCCAACGACGGGGGGTCAACGCGGCGCGCAGCGCATTCATCGAGCACAGTTTGCCAAGAGCGGACGAGGTGCTCATACACCAGCGGCCAAAACGCTAGGCCGCGATCGTAGGCTTCGGCGCGCAGCCGCTGGGCGAGTTGTTCGGCGCCAAAGGTCGCGCACGTCCTCAGCTCCTGATCGGCAGTTAGCAGCGGCGTCGAGCCGATTTCGCGCAAATACATCCGGACGGGGTCCGCGCCATCCAAGTCGTCAATCTCGGCAAGCTGGCGCGAGTCGAAGTCGGATAAGTCCACCTCCTCGGCATTGTCCATCTCGGCTAAGGCATAGGCCGCCGCCTCGGCCTCAGCATCCAGATTCTCGGCCGAATCGAACAAATCCAGTTCGGCAAGCGATGCATCCGGGCTAAGCGCCTCGGGTTCAGTCGCGGCGATGGTCTCATCGCCGCCGATCAACGCCGCCGTTTCAAGTTCATCCACCTCGTTACGCCTCGGCTCGGCATTCCGCGCCGGCGGGTCGCTCTGCTGCGGGGCGGGTGCGCCGGCCGGCTTGGCCTTTCGCGAAGATCTGGCGGAGGCGCTAGAGCGTTTTGTTCTCGTCACGGGCATCATTCCCCCTCGAGCGCGATTAGGTCACGTTGAGCGCGCTGCGCAACTGCAGCGCCTTTTGTGCCCGCAGATGTTGCGTGAGCACGCGGTGCAGTTCGAGATTATACCGTGCAGCGACATCCGCCTCATGAGCGCGCTTCGCTTCTTCGATCATCGCATTGATGCCGATCCGGTCACGCATCAGGTTGCGCTCGCGCAAGCGCAGCGCCGTGCGCACGACCTCTTCACGCAGCAGCGCTTCATCCGCCGCCGACAAGCCGAGCGCGTCGTAATCGGCGATGATCGTCAGCCAGTCCTCCTCCGCTGCCTCCTCTTCCGACGGCGGCGCGCCCATCGCCACGCGGCTGAGCCGACGAAATCCCGCGCGCAGTACCGGGTTCGTGAAGTCGCGCTCGTCCAACACGTCCAGGTTCGCGCGGGTCAAGGCAACGTTGGCATCCAGCAGCAATTGTGGGCGTCGCCACAGCGCAGCAATCAGATGCGTCTCCAGGTCGACCTTGTCGGCGCTGCGATGCTCCAGGCTCGGCGCGTGACCTGTGCTGCCCGCTCCTCCTTGCGCCCCCTGCATGCGCATCCCAGATTCCCCCACCTTGGATCGCGCCTCGCGCGCCACTTGGCCGACCACCGCCAGCACAGCACGCGGGCTGACTTGCAGGCGGCGCGCCAGCAGTTGAACGTAGAAATCGCGCTGCACCGGGTCGGATGCATCTAGCAAGATCGGGGCGATCACCCGCGCCGCCTGCGACTTGGCATGTGGATCGGTTACATCCCGGCTGCGCAGGACGACGTCTATCACATGCTCGATCACCGGCCGGGCATGGGCGACGACCTCGCGCCAGCGTTCCGGCGATTCCAACACCAGCTCATCCGGGTCCTGGCCTGGCGGCAACACGGCCACCCGGATGTCCGCTTTGAGCTTCGACTCGCAGCGGATGGCGCCGCGCGGATCGAAGATCGGCTGCGCTTCGCGATCCATGGCCTCGCGCATGACCTCCACGCCGCGCAGGACGGCGCGGTCGCCGGCGGCGTCGGCGTCCAGCGCCAGCACGATGCGCGTGGCCAGGCGCTTCAACGCGCGGAACTGCTCCTCGCTGAGCGACGTGCCCATGCCGGCGACGACGTTGGCAAAGCCGGCCTGGTGACAGCCGATTACGTCCATGTAGCCCTCGACCAACACCGCCACCTGTTCGCTACGAATCGCCGAGCGGGCGCGGTGCAGGCCGAACAGCAAACGGCCCTTATCGAAGACGGCGGTCTGCGGCGAGTTCATGTATTTCGGTTCGCTGCCGTCGAGCGAGCGCGAGCCGAACCCGACCACCTGCCCCTGGGTGTCGTGAATCGGAATCATCAGCCGGCCGCGGAAGCGGTCGTAGCGGCGGCCCTCGGCGTTTTCGATCACCAGGCCGGCGTCAATCAACTCCGACACGTCGAAGCCGCGCGCCGTCAGGTAGTGCGTCAGGGCGTGATAGTCGGCCAGGCTGTAGCCGATTTGCCAGGCGGCGAGCGTCTCGTCGGTGAGCCGGCGCTTCTCGCGCAGGTACGCCCGGCAGGCCGCCGCCTGGGGCGCTGTGAGCAGCAGGTGATGGAAGTAGGCCGCTGCCTGCGCCAGCGCATCGCGCAAACGCGCCACATGTTCAGCGGATTGCTGCTGCTCAGACGTGTGCTCATCCAGTTGCACGCCGGCGCGCCGGGCCAGTTCGCGCAACGCCTCGCCGAACGTCCATCCCTCCTTCTTCATGAGGAAGGAGAACACATCGCCCTGCTCGCCGCTGGAGAAGTCTTTGAACGTCTGCGTATCGGGAAAGACGAAGAAGGACGGCGTGCGCTCGCTCTGGAACGGCGATAAGCCCTTGTAGTTCCGGCCGCTCCGCGAGAGCTTCACGTAGCTGCCGATCACCTCGACGATATCTACGCGACGCTTGACCTCTTCGATCACAGACATGGTGAAGATTGTAACCGCGTGAAAAGAAGGCGGACCTTGCCCTCGCAAAGCCCGCCTCGTTCGCGCCTGTCCCCGAACTCGGGTTACGGATGCGGTTCTACGTTAGGCCACGGCGGATCTTCCATCGTGCCTAGGGGCCCGCTGTTGGACGGTGACGTGCCGCAGCCCACCTTTAGCGGCTTGCCGTCATAGTACTTCTGGGTACCTCCGTGCATGACGCGGAACTCGATGTTATAGCCGCCCGTGACGTTGAACTGGATGCTGATCGAGCCCATTGGCGCCGTCGTGCCCACCGAGGCCCACACATTGGCAAAGGTACTCGGGTTGGTCGCGGATGCGTTGCCCAGGCCGCAGCCCACCAGGTTGTTCACGCCGATCACCTTCACCTGAACAGAGTCGTAGGGTTGCAATGCCTGAAGGCCAAACCAGTAGTAGGTCGCCGTCTGGCCGGTGTTGATGTTAAAGAGGATGTCCCCGTTACAGGTACCAGGCACGCGACTATCGCACGTGGGCGGCTGGTTCGGGTTGCTGGTGAAGATCGGCCCGGCCGTGCCGCCGGATGGCCCGGCGTAGTCCCAACGGATGCTGTAGGGTTGGCCATACGCCGGCGCGCCAGAAGGTAAGCTCACCCGCAAGTAGTATGTGCCGCTTGCGGGCACAGTCACCGTGATGGTCGCATCACCGCTGCTGGGGATCACACCGTATGGGTCTATCCGATCGGTGCTGTTGATCGGATCGGCGCCGCTGCCGGGGCAGACATAGCCGGTCTTCAGCGGGCTGCGCACCTGCACCTGCGTGCCGCTGATGGCGTGTCCCAGCACCTGGACGCGAATTTGAACCGCGCCGGTGATGTTTATCTTGAAGAAGTCGTATCGGTCTTCGCTGCGCGTATTCAGCAGCAAGCCGTGGGGCAGCAGCGGCGCTTCGCACGGGTTGTTGTTCGGCTCATGCGGTCCCGGTACCGTGCTGTATTGCCAGCGGATGATGTAAGGCGGCGGGGCCGGCTGACCGCTGCCGCTAGCCACGCGGAAATACACTCGCCCCACGGGCACGTTGTATACGGTGACCACGGGATTTGGGTTGGTTCCCATGCCCATCAACGGCGTTAGCGCGTTGCAGTTGCCCTGGTCGGCGAACACCTGCAGTTGGCCGACGGCCGTGTAGTTGGTCAACGAGACGACGAGGGTAGCGCTCGGGATGGTGTTTTGAGCGAACATCCAGCTATCGGTGGTCGGATTCAACACCTGATAGCCCTTGTTGGGCTGCAACGGCCCACCCTTTGGTCCGTTGGCAGCGTCGCAGGCCGATGTGCCCGTGTTGCTCAGCGGCTGTGGATCAGGCGGGGTGCGCACGACGAATGGGAGATAGGCTTTGCCCTGCTTGATCAGGAGATACGTCGGGCTGGAGGCTATCTGGGTGCTGGATGTGTATGGAAGCTCGAAGTAGATCATCGAGCCGCTGACCACCGCACCGGCGTCCAGCGTGGCCGTCATCACGGCGCGCTTGCCGCCCAACGACAGCGTAGGGGTGACAGGGTTAGCCGGCCCATAGCCGTTGATTGGGTCGTAGATGAAATAGCTGCCGGCGGTGGCCAGCTCGTAGGGCGCATCCACGCGGACGACGACATGTGGGCTTTGCAGCAAGTTGAAGCTCGTGCCCGCGCTGGGCGTCCAAATCTCGCCGCCGTCCACAGCCTGCGGCTGAGCCAGGCCGTCCGGCGCTTCGTCCTGCGCCGTGGCCTGCCCGGGCGCGGGCAGAACGGTCGCCACCACCAGGGCCGCGGCAACCACTATGCCCAGGCGCCGGATATTTTTGTTATGCACCGTCATGTGCTTTCCCTCATACCATACACAGAATGGAGCTTGTGTCGCATCAATGGGCGGGTGGGATACCTCACCCGTCATAGTTTGTCGGGCCAGGCGTCGGCGCCTGGGCATGTCGTTCAGCGACATGTTCGCATCTATCATGGATCAGGCGTTGGTGTCGGGCTGCCGCCACCGCCGCCGCCACCGCCGCCACCGCCGCCGCCGCCACCACCGCCACCGCCGCCACCGCCGCCGCCGCCGCCGCTGCCGGGTGGGCTGACATTGACGCAGAAGAATTTCTCCCCAAAGTCGGCGCGGTCGCCAGCGTTGGTGTCAATGCGCAGGGTAATCTTGTAGCAGCCGTCGGCAAATTCGTTGCTGCGGAATGAGATCGGGCCGGTGCCGGTAGTCGGGCGCGACAGGTTGGGCTGATCCAGCGGCCCCGCCGGCCCGCGGGTGCTGTTCGGCTCGAACACCAAGTAGATCGCCCGCGCGCCGTAGACTTCCCAAGCCATGGTGTATAGCTTGTCATTTCGCGGCACGTAGGCAATGTTGCCCGGCG from Candidatus Roseilinea sp. includes these protein-coding regions:
- a CDS encoding hypothetical protein (possible pseudo, frameshifted), with translation MQRGALAHYLCELADRFAPEGSDAAPLYDLLAEGLSWLCEAPDPRRLAARYFELRLLTLEGYRPELFRCARTHAPLTDDGRGAPVAFSPSEGGVLSDEAALPVRDVFRLSRSGLALMRMLQTQPFEVVQALDVSRDLHEHVERALQLYISAILERRPRTAAFLDRLAREMR
- the serA gene encoding D-3-phosphoglycerate dehydrogenase; the protein is MFNILIPDDLSAAGLELLHNDPAVRVDVVKKMPRAELLERIPEYHALIVRSETKVDAEVIARGSKLRVIGRAGIGVDTIDVEAATHRGIIVMNTPQANTTATCEHTLAMMLALARNIPQADASLRRGEWTRSKFMGVQLQGKTLGVIGLGRIGTQVAKRAQCFGMEVIAYDPYVSEEAARANKVILVSLDELLAQSDFVTLHSSLTQGSRGLLDAAAIAKMKPGARVINVARGALVDSQALYEALASGKLAGAALDVFEEEPLPPDSPLLKLPNIVLTPHLGASTVEAQRDVSIQIAEQVLDALHERDVRNAVNFPPIDPAAWPIIRPYLKLAEKLGRLQAGLMEGRLARIEVEYRGADVAPHVKPLTVALLRGLLEPILGGEKVNYVNAPVIADERGIIVTQALNLTSSDYTNLVSCRVTTDQEERTIAGTLFDGVEPHIVQIDQFRIDAVPEGLVLVISSRDVPGVIGRVGTILGANYVNIAEYRLGRTKPGDRALSFINLDNPVPDYALKALHDLPEVVWAKQITL
- the pds gene encoding phytoene dehydrogenase, which produces MTIQRKAIIIGSGIGGLALGIRLQSLGFDTTIVEKLDGPGGRAYVRRAHGFTFDMGPTVITVPHFIEELFALERGVHNLDKPDFPSHVLAPQNGSAPTLTHTSRYVQIVPIKPFYRIYFDDGSYFDYDGDREHTREQIKAIAPDDLEGYERFHAAAQAIFERGFLQLGYTYFDSLGSMLAIAPELLKLDAVRTLFSFTSRYFKNDKLRRVFSFEPLLIGGNPLAVPAIYAMIHFVEKTWGIHFAMGGTGALVRGFVRKFEELGGTIRYNSEVKRILVSGPDGAPARGRFGRRIAQGVELADGSQLRADIVISNGDYAHTYMNLIEPRYRLFNTDARAKRMRQSMSLVVIYFGFRADGLDLGLRHHNIILSSRYEELLRDIFDRRVLAPDMSHYLHVPTLTDPSLAPPGHHAAYTLVPVPNNLSGLNWSKIGDAFVDKALRFLDEAGYIPGLCERLVYKSYITPDYFERGLNSYLGNAFGPEPTLLQTAYFRPHNKSEDIENLYLVGASTQPGGGTPSVMMSAKMTARIIAKDFGLL